A DNA window from Leishmania panamensis strain MHOM/PA/94/PSC-1 chromosome 27 sequence contains the following coding sequences:
- a CDS encoding calcium uniporter protein, mitochondrial, putative (TriTrypDB/GeneDB-style sysID: LpmP.27.0780): MRSLSGTVLWRHCGLLPSVQSAPTLSHVCRRLSTLGCTVVTSRAYHTRPSKSAALSANDFASLTPLLLLRQALQQHTELDGTDVGAQLTPGEQHIIISRTKFCHFCATAHVEDPEAALADLEAAGVVVVLDGGSLIHLRPALYLETLEIIRNAATASNAGNRTPATNLVPSVNGSSFLLEEAERRVAELTKREKAMRYQLEPAIARAARWRRSVWGGALLYAGAQLAVISRLTYFDLDWDIMEPVSYIITITNSLVFFLYYLRFHSDHSYGAFDQRFLPRKVRQYAPKDFDWAAYADVCQQVVEARAILDCLSKWAEKH; the protein is encoded by the coding sequence ATGCGATCGCTGAGTGGCACGGTACTCTGGCGCCACTGCGGGCTGCTGCCGAGTGTTCAATCCGCTCCGACTCTCTCACACGTTTGCCGTCGCCTCAGCACACTCGGCTGCACAGTTGTCACCTCACGCGCCTACCACACACGACCTTCGAAGTCAGCGGCCTTGTCGGCTAACGACTTCGCGTCACTCACCCCCCTTCTGCTACTGCGccaagcgctgcagcagcacaccgaaCTGGACGGCACAGACGTGGGTGCGCAACTCACCCCTGGCGAGCAACACATCATTATTTCTCGCACCAAGTTTTGCCACTTCTGCGCCACTGCGCATGTCGAGGACCCGGAGGCCGCCCTTGCAGACTTGGAGGCGgcgggtgtggtggtggtgctggacgGCGGGAGCTTGATTCACCTGCGGCCGGCATTGTACCTTGAAACACTGGAAATAATTCGCAATGCGGCAACCGCGTCAAACGCCGGCAACAGGACGCCTGCGACGAACTTGGTGCCGTCAGTGAATGGGAGCAGCTTTCTGCTGGAGGAAGCGGAGCGCCGTGTCGCAGAGCTAaccaaaagagagaaggcgatgcgGTATCAACTGGAGCCCGCCATcgcgcgagcagcacgctgGCGTCGCTCGGTGTGGGGAGGCGCGCTGCTCTACGCCGGTGCTCAGCTCGCCGTCATCTCCCGTCTCACCTACTTCGACTTAGACTGGGACATTATGGAGCCGGTCTCGTACATCATCACGATTACCAACTCGCTTGTCTTCTTCCTGTACTACCTGCGCTTCCACAGCGACCACTCCTATGGCGCCTTTGATCAGCGATTTCTGCCTCGAAAGGTGCGCCAGTACGCCCCCAAGGACTTCGACTGGGCGGCGTACGCGGATGTGTGTCAGCAAGTGGTTGAGGCGCGCGCTATACTCGACTGTCTTTCCAAATGGGCTGAGAAGCACTGA
- a CDS encoding hypothetical protein (TriTrypDB/GeneDB-style sysID: LpmP.27.0790) produces MNSCVVMEAHLHDVLLASLRRDMERHQRLAQRNLTPHDFLLKVNGVRLQSSVSARSRKGHWDRPDRTPLQLSGSTVLHGEAWPSLVLTTLLSVLQELASDAQREPNAAASQSAASSAVSVLRSVGGIEMRHCRLQARHLCTDDRGVTGSVSLADIVIFPQLLWNSTAEAVLPPAYVCLATLDLECNELGDAGLRLLCSGLLANLRGLRRLLLASNNITSAGLLFLADTAQSQNGCELPPRLETIGFTNNPVGTHACRGIDAHSSEDAWCDAFRTLASHLSPTLRRVHLNHAGLSTHEVFSVLHTLLECVAQHPEQCVFDMVYLRENQLADKAEVLHLLRSKAEDLAWLDTFVQRHVSM; encoded by the coding sequence ATGAATTCCTGCGTAGTAATGGAGGCACACCTGCACGACGTCCTGCTCGCCTCACTGCGGCGCGACATGGAGAGGCATCAGCGGCTTGCCCAGCGAAATTTGACGCCACACGACTTTCTCCTCAAGGTGAATGGCGTGCGGCTGCAGTCCAGCGTTTCAGCAAGGAGCCGCAAAGGTCACTGGGATAGGCCCGACAGGACGCCTCTACAACTGAGTGGAAGCACCGTATTGCACGGCGAGGCATGGCCTTCCCTCGTGTTGACTACACTATTatcggtgctgcaggaactCGCAAGCGACGCACAAAGAGAACCAAATGCGGCTGCAAGTCAAAGCGCAGCTTCGTCGGCAGTTTCCGTGCTGAGGTCCGTTGGTGGAATAGAAATGCGCCACTGCCGGTTGCAGGCACGCCATCTCTGCACCGACGACCGCGGCGTGACAGGCAGCGTATCACTAGCTGACATAGTCATTTTCCCTCAGCTATTATGGAACTCGACAGCAGAAGCAGTGCTACCGCCTGCATATGTGTGCCTCGCGACGTTGGATCTTGAGTGCAACGAGCTGGGCGATGCAGGACTGCGACTGCTTTGCAGCGGTCTTCTCGCGAATCTTCGCGGTCTTCGCCGTCTCCTGCTCGCCTCAAATAACATTACCTCCGCCGGACTGCTCTTCCTGGCCGACACTGCCCAGTCACAGAATGGGTGCGAACTGCCTCCGCGGCTCGAGACGATTGGCTTCACAAACAACCCGGTGGgtacacacgcatgcagggGTATAGATGCCCACTCTTCTGAAGACGCCTGGTGCGACGCGTTCCGCACGCTGGCGTCGCACCTCTCCCCGACGCTTCGGCGGGTGCACCTCAATCATGCTGGCTTAAGTACGCATGAGGTTTTCTCTGTATTACACACGCTGCTTGAGTGCGTCGCCCAGCATCCAGAGCAATGCGTGTTTGACATGGTCTACCTGCGAGAAAACCAGCTCGCCGACaaggcagaggtgctgcacctcctaCGCAGCAAGGCGGAAGACCTGGCATGGCTCGACACCTTTGTACAGCGCCACGTCTCCATGTGA
- a CDS encoding glutaredoxin-like protein, putative (TriTrypDB/GeneDB-style sysID: LpmP.27.0800) — protein sequence MSTTVAELIRQNKVVVFSFVHCPFCTRAKSILTSATKDVRVYECDQMANGEDLRHQILKAYKHETVPAIFINGEFVGGCSDLEAMQKSGDLAKRLA from the coding sequence ATGTCCACCACTGTCGCTGAGCTCATTAGGCAGAACAAAGTCGTCGTGTTCTCTTTTGTGCACTGCCCCTTCTGCACTCGTGCCAAGTCGATCCTCACGTCGGCGACGAAGGATGTAAGAGTGTATGAGTGCGACCAGATGGCGAACGGCGAGGATCTTCGCCATCAAATTCTGAAGGCATATAAACACGAGACAGTCCCGGCGATTTTCATCAACGGGGAGTTCgttggcggctgcagcgacttGGAGGCCATGCAGAAGAGTGGCGACCTTGCCAAAAGGCTTGCGTAA